Proteins found in one Enterococcus sp. 9D6_DIV0238 genomic segment:
- a CDS encoding phage major tail protein, TP901-1 family, with translation MTALSGVDVVWRFRLAEDEGNEQAWGLAYSTENGYSKSKESESTVTKDGSVVTPGATETTVSATTLYKIGSTQIDKLESAMDENKRVQIWRINTKEIGTGANEGKYKAKYFEGFFTSFEETDSAENKVEYSLEWAIEGAGKNGFASLVVDTTEGGDYEFKDTVKVEAAE, from the coding sequence ATGACAGCATTAAGTGGAGTAGATGTAGTATGGCGTTTTCGTTTAGCCGAAGACGAAGGAAATGAACAAGCGTGGGGCTTAGCTTACAGCACAGAAAATGGGTATTCAAAATCAAAAGAAAGTGAATCAACTGTAACGAAAGACGGCAGCGTAGTCACGCCAGGAGCGACCGAAACAACGGTTTCAGCAACAACACTTTATAAAATCGGTTCAACACAAATCGACAAATTAGAAAGCGCAATGGATGAAAACAAACGTGTCCAAATTTGGCGCATCAATACAAAAGAAATCGGTACAGGTGCAAATGAAGGTAAATACAAAGCTAAATATTTTGAAGGCTTTTTCACCTCATTTGAAGAAACAGATTCCGCTGAAAACAAAGTGGAATATTCATTAGAATGGGCCATCGAAGGCGCTGGTAAAAACGGATTCGCTTCATTAGTCGTTGATACGACTGAAGGCGGCGATTATGAATTTAAAGATACAGTCAAAGTAGAAGCGGCTGAGTAA